From Zonotrichia leucophrys gambelii isolate GWCS_2022_RI unplaced genomic scaffold, RI_Zleu_2.0 Scaffold_35_1530144, whole genome shotgun sequence, the proteins below share one genomic window:
- the LOC135460372 gene encoding uncharacterized protein LOC135460372 codes for MRRSIAAKREGSPAPHFLFFARSQLGGGYPSKSGIDERKGSPRGLDRSQGSGSYTDADSPPRLKVEGEEGSTPGAESRRETRSLPELSPYGDNNTPRSGGVCRMETSTPRTGEKSNSLGTDLSKLRGDISELRYNEKNDETCEREVENNSQKLNIIIRIEDKRDGRGAEDEGDSSPGQEKSWQIQKGQQMQDENQMDCVVKIGGEEQEGGKRKEKRKNREDIEAQEEDPGEGTSHSYYTRSVAREEAKQREEGNHTIAPLRQLMPMVGERTRVKVPFSTSDLNNWRDEAKNFRRNPEGVAKRFELMAKNLDIDWEEIEVMLSELTDTERELVLETGRRHAQILSGRLEDNFPISKPEWDPGNAEHYQRLVQYRKLIAMGLRNAIPKAINWSMLYDIRQGKDETPSEFLDRLRAAMRQYTPLDPATEEGKQHLLGLMMGQSNPDIRKKLQKLEHPANKNLETLLNEAWKVYNNREVEEKKKEDRRIARVVAVAVAAQRTGHSEPGTRGRELVPKSDEFVQVVGATGQPEKAYFLKPIKYKIGKQMGIHQFLYLPNSPRPLLGRDLLENLGAVIKFNKDKLEFQVNEEQLITALSLTISCVEPKPESHNSERILSEAYPLVWATDIPGRSKQAAPIVVELKVGAKPVKRKQYPLRIEDRKGIEPIIKRFLELGLLVECESDFNTPILPVKKPSGAYRLVQDLRAVNEITKTLHPVVANPYTLLTRLKDNLAWFTVLDLKDAFFCLPLAPESQKIFAFEWESVDRGRKTQLTWTVLPQGWANSPTIFGNQLAKELEQWERPLGDGTLLQYVDDLLIATVTEEECIEWTISLLNFLGLSGYRVSQQKAQLVQKEVVYLGYEVSRGQRSLGAARKEAICQMPRPETVRDLRAFLGMTGWCRLWIYQYGILAKPLYDLLKGSKNVLVWTPEAEGAFKKLKLELMRAPALGLPDVSKPFWLFSHERQGMALGVLAQQLGPHKRAVAYFSKQLDEVSKGWPGCLRAVAAVIINVEEARKLTLGQKMTVLVSHTVSAVLEQKGNHWLSPSRFLKYQAILAESDDVTIQVTNIVNPASFLEGRAPAESIEHDCLETIEAVYSSRPDLKEEPFEDADNWFSDGSSFVKQGVRLAGYAITTTEEVIESNSLPAGTSAQKAELIALTRALELAENMQINIWTDSKYAFSVVHAHGAIWKERGLLTTQGKTVKHAEEILRLLKAVQLPAQVAIMHCKGHLKGNTIPEIGNRKADTEAKLAATRAKEVKVMALIPGELDTNIQPDYQESDHRWIQRNKGKILENGWGRLETGQLVIPGNVMWQFVKAEHEKAHWGLDPLYQYLQARIAGPKLFTTIKHVTSQCERCLKNNPNTGTRIHQGAINRESFRKTPTREVGGTLPSAADYLHRGSDQGATCVDPLLTGQESSGEQTRADIMILTPPQTLTTLIIGLSISIALPQDYAPIDPWSYAHQCIHPELETKGPYFEVYALRNNQPYPSKVWDQSSMVAYKGDQIQIGCRELDPVEGRTRRLVLTIKPLMLALNIT; via the exons ATGAGACGCAGCATCGCTGCGAAGCGAGAGGGGAGTCCCGCTCCGCATTTCCTGTTCTTCGCGAGAAGCCAG TTGGGAGGAGGGTACCCATCAAAATCGGGGATCGATGAGAGGAAAGGCAGCCCTCGGGGACTAGATAGATCGCAGGGGTCGGGGAGCTACACGGATGCTGACAGCCCACCCAGACTAAAAGTCgaaggggaggaaggcagtACACCAGGAGCGGAGAGCCGAAGGGAGACACGTAGCTTGCCCGAACTCAGTCCATATGGGGATAACAACACACCCAGAAGTGGAGGCGTCTGTAGAATGGAAACCAGCACACCAAGgactggggaaaaaagtaacTCACTGGGAACCGACCTCTCTAAACTGAGGGGTGACATCTCTGAATTGAGATATAATGAAAAGAATGATGAGACATGTGAAAGGGAGGTAGAGAACAACTCACAGAAACTGAATATAATAATTCGGATAGAAGACAAGAGGGAtggaagaggagcagaggaCGAGGGGGACAGCAGCCCGGGACAGGAAAAGAGCTGGCAGATACAAAAAGGGCAACAGATGCAGGACGAGAATCAAATGGATTGTGTAGTAAAGATAGGAGGTGAAGAACAGGaagggggaaagaggaaagagaagagaaagaatagGGAAGACATTGAGGCCCAGGAAGAGGATCCCGGAGAAGGGACCAGTCACTCATATTATACCAGATCTGTGGCACGGGAGGAAGCAAAgcaaagggaggaagggaacCATACGATAGCTCCTCTCCGACAACTTATGCCAATGGTGGGGGAGAGGACTAGAGTAAAGGTGCCGTTCTCGACAAGTGATCTAAATAATTGGAGGGATGAGGCAAAGAATTTCAGGAGGAATCCAGAGGGAGTAGCAAAGAGGTTTGAGTTAATGGCAAAGAACCTAGATATTGACTGGGAGGAGATAGAGGTGATGTTGTCAGAGTTGACGGATACAGAAAGGGAACTCGTATTGGAAACAGGGAGAAGACACGCCCAAATATTATCAGGGAGACTAGAAGATAATTTTCCCATCAGTAAACCAGAGTGGGACCCGGGCAATGCAGAGCACTATCAGCGGTTAGTGCAGTATAGGAAACTGATAGCGATGGGCTTGCGTAATGCGATCCCTAAGGCTATCAATTGGTCAATGCTATATGACATCAGACAGGGAAAAGATGAGACCCCATCGGAGTTCCTGGATAGGCTTAGGGCAGCAATGAGACAATACACACCCCTGGACCCAGCAACAGAAGAAGGGAAACAGCACTTGCTAGGGTTAATGATGGGACAAAGTAACCCAGACAtcagaaagaaattacaaaagctTGAACATCCAGCAAATAAGAACCTAGAGACACTGCTGAATGAGGCATGGAAGGTATACAATAATAGAGAAgtagaggagaagaaaaaggaggacaGGAGGATAGCTCGAGTAGTGGCTGTAGCAGTGGCAGCTCAGAGGACAGGTCACTCGGAACCTGGAACTAGGGGAAGAG AATTGGTACCTAAAAGTGATGAATTTGTACAAGTTGTGGGAGCAACAGGCCAACCAGAAAAGGCTTACTTTTTGAAAcctattaaatacaaaattgggAAACAAATGGGAATTCACCAGTTCCTGTATTTACCAAATTCGCCAAGACCCTTATTGGGGAGAGACCTATTGGAAAACTTGGGAGCCGTAATAAAGTTCAATAAAGACAAATTGGAATTTCAAGTAAATGAGGAACAACTGATTACAGCTTTAAGCCTAACAATCAGTTGTGTGGAACCCAAACCTGAGAGTCACAATTCCGAGCGAATCCTGAGCGAGGCATACCCATTAGTTTGGGCTACTGATATACCGGGAAGGTCAAAACAAGCAGCACCGATTGTTGTTGAACTTAAAGTTGGGGCAAAACCggtaaaaagaaaacaatacccTTTAAGGATAGAAGACAGGAAGGGGATTGAGCCCATAATCAAAAGGTTTTTGGAATTAGGATTATTGGTAGAATGCGAATCGGATTTTAACACACCAATCCTGCCAGTAAAGAAACCTAGTGGGGCTTACAGACTAGTTCAGGATCTGAGAGCAGTAAACGAAATAACCAAGACATTACATCCAGTAGTTGCTAACCCATACACACTTCTAACTAGACTAAAGGATAATTTGGCCTGGTTTACCGTATTAGATTTGAAAGACGCATTCTTCTGCCTTCCCCTAGCCCCTGAGAGTCAAAAGATCTTTGCTTTTGAGTGGGAGTCTGTAGATAGAGGGAGAAAGACCCAGCTCACCTGGACGGTATTACCCCAAGGATGGGCCAATTCCCCCACGATTTTTGGGAACCAATTAGCCAAAGAATTAGAACAGTGGGAAAGGCCGCTGGGAGATGGTACCCTTCTGCAGTACGTAGACGACCTCCTAATAGCAACAGTGACAGAGGAAGAATGCATTGAATGGACCATTTCCTTGCTAAATTTCCTGGGTTTAAGCGGATATCGAGTCTctcaacagaaagcacagctggtgcAAAAGGAAGTGGTGTACCTGGGATACGAAGTCTCCAGAGGACAGcgatccctgggagcagctagGAAAGAGGCCATCTGCCAGATGCCTAGACCAGAGACGGTGAGAGATCTGCGAGCCTTTCTGGGGATGACAGGTTGGTGTCGGCTATGGATCTACCAGTACGGAATACTCGCTAAACCATTGTATGACTTGTTGAAGGGATCCAAGAATGTCCTAGTGTGGACTCCCGAAGCAGAAGGGGCCTTCAAGAAGTTAAAGCTGGAACTAATGAGAGCACCAGCCTTAGGTCTCCCAGATGTATCAAAACCATTCTGGCTGTTCTCCCATGAGCGACAAGGGATGGCCTTAGGAGTCCTAGCACAGCAGTTGGGACCACATAAGAGAGCTGTGGCCTACTTCTCCAAGCAGCTAGATGAAGTAAGTAAAGGATGGCCAGGCTGTCTGAGGGCAGTAGCCGCAGTGATAATTAACGTAGAAGAGGCCAGGAAGCTCACGTTGGGTCAAAAGATGACTGTGCTGGTATCTCACACTGTGTCggctgtgctggaacagaaaggCAATCATTGGTTGTCGCCCTCCAGATTCCTAAAATACCAGGCCATCCTGGCTGAATCAGATGATGTAACTATTCAGGTAACTAACATTGTGAACCCAGCTTCATTTCTAGaaggaagagccccagcagaatCCATTGAACACGACTGCCTGGAAACAATTGAAGCCGTCTACTCCAGTCGTCCGGATCTCAAAGAGGAGCCGTTCGAAGATGCAGACAACTGGTTCTcggatggcagcagctttgtgaaGCAGGGGGTAAGACTGGCTGGCTATGCAATTACTACCACAGAAGAAGTAATTGAGTCAAACTCTTTGCCTGCGGGGACTTCAGcccaaaaggcagagctgatagCTCTGACTCGAGCTTTGGAATTGGCAGAgaacatgcaaattaatatatggACTGACTCTAAATATGCCTTCTCCGTTGTGCATGCCCATGGGgccatctggaaagaaagaggactgCTGACTACGCAAGGGAAAACAGTCAAGCATGCAGAGGAGATTCTACGATTGCTAAAGGCGGTCCAACTCCCAGCACAAGTGGCCATAATGCATTGTAAGGGACACCTGAAAGGTAATACTATTCCAGAAATAGGGAACAGGAAGGCAGATACAGAAGCTAAATTGGCTGCCACAAGGGCTAAGGAAGTGAAAGTAATGGCCCTAATACCAGGAGAACTGGATACCAATATCCAGCCAGATTACCAGGAATCAGATCATAGATGGATTCAAAGGAATAAGggcaaaatactagaaaatggtTGGGGTAGATTGGAAACGGGACAGCTAGTAATACCAGGAAACGTGATGTGGCAGTTTGtaaaagcagaacatgaaaaagCCCACTGGGGCTTGGATCCGCTCTATCAGTACCTGCAAGCTAGGATAGCAGGGCCAAAATTATTTACCACCATAAAACATGTCACATCCCAGTGTGAGCGATGCCTGAAGAACAACCCGAATACAGGGACTAGGATACACCAGGGAGCAATAAATCGAG AATCTTTTAGGAAAACCCCTACAAGAGAAGTGGGAGGGACccttccaagtgctgctgactaCCTTCACCGCGGTTCGGATCAAGGAGCGACCTGCGTGGATCCATTACTCACGGGTCAAGAAAGCTCCGGAGAACAAACAAGAGCAGACATCATGATCCTGACTCCACCTCAAACCCTTACAACTTTGATCATTGGACTTTCGATAAGTATAGCTCTTCCCCAAGACTATGCCCCAATAGACCCATGGTCTTATGCACACCAGTGTATCCACCCAGAGTTGGAAACGAAGGGACCCTATTTCGAGGTTTATGCTCTGCGTAACAATCAGCCATATCCGAGTAAAGTATGGGATCAGTCCTCCATGGTAGCATACAAGGGAGACCAAATCCAAATTGGGTGTCGAGAACTTGACCCGGTAGAAGGGAGAACAAGGCGGCTAGTATTAACAATTAAACCCTTGATGCTAGCCCTGAACATAACTTAA